In one Spirosoma rigui genomic region, the following are encoded:
- the pbpC gene encoding penicillin-binding protein 1C has translation MLILLIGLDRLFPLQPAVPYSTVITARDGSILHAFLSRDDKWRLYAELSDITPALRNAIIYKEDKYFYSHPGFNPVALLRATVRNLLTGQRTSGASTITMQTVRLLEPRSRTYGNKLIELIRAVQLELHYSKDEILQLYLNLIPYGGNIEGIKSASMLYFGKPPVLLSLAELTTLAIIPNRPSSLRLGINNARIVQARNGWLNRFRSAQLYTETTITDALSEPLTAYRREAPQLAPHLSRRLRAGQPDQPIIRSSLDPVTQSTAEQLVQNYAIRIRANDIHNAAVLIVDNRTSEVVAYVGSADFNNVSDGGQVDGVRAVRSPGSALKPLLYGLAFDAGLITPRSKLNDVPTNFGGYRPDNYDRRFNGPVTAEFALANSLNIPAVLLLREIGTPAFVATLQKAGFSTVKKQAKDLGLSLILGGCGVTLEEMTRLYAGLARGGVMSELALRPLAPDSPPPGRGLKASDRRSLLPAGEGPGVRELSPEAAYLVTQTLTQITRPDLPNNFDNSYHLPRIAWKTGTSYGRRDAWSIGYNQRYTIGVWAGNFSGVGVPELSGANTATPLLFQLFNALDYNSPRGWFQPPAQANSRLAMRLVCPETGDIPGDSCLNPVTDYQIMGVSRHRLCQHRKAVFINRAGTLAYCSHCRPDSGWVRRFYPNLAPEVIAFYQSGHIPFESVPPHNPGCERVFGANGPQITSLNDGSEYFINPVQPAELELSCQAPNDVQGVFWYLNDKLYRKAHPAEALFFKPRPGRLKISCADDRGRHSDIWVLIKSE, from the coding sequence GTGCTGATCCTGCTGATCGGTCTGGATCGCCTGTTTCCCCTTCAGCCGGCCGTTCCTTATTCAACGGTCATCACCGCCCGCGATGGCTCCATTCTCCACGCGTTTCTGAGCCGCGATGACAAATGGCGGCTATACGCCGAGTTGTCTGATATAACACCCGCACTGCGTAACGCCATCATCTACAAAGAGGACAAGTACTTTTATAGCCATCCTGGATTCAATCCGGTTGCCCTTCTCCGGGCAACCGTACGTAACCTGCTGACAGGACAGCGAACATCGGGGGCGTCGACTATAACGATGCAGACCGTGCGTCTGCTCGAACCCCGGTCGCGCACATACGGGAATAAACTCATCGAACTCATCCGGGCTGTCCAGCTGGAACTCCATTACTCCAAAGACGAAATTCTACAGTTGTATCTGAACCTGATACCTTACGGCGGTAACATCGAGGGCATCAAATCGGCGTCGATGCTCTACTTTGGCAAACCGCCCGTACTGCTAAGCCTCGCTGAACTAACCACGCTGGCCATTATTCCAAACCGACCGTCGAGTCTGCGGCTGGGTATCAACAACGCCCGGATTGTACAGGCGCGTAATGGCTGGCTCAACCGATTCAGATCTGCCCAGCTGTATACCGAAACAACGATTACCGACGCGCTCTCGGAACCGCTTACGGCCTATCGGCGCGAAGCACCCCAACTGGCCCCACACCTGTCGCGCCGGCTTCGGGCGGGGCAGCCGGATCAACCCATCATCCGGTCGTCGCTGGACCCGGTTACGCAGTCTACGGCCGAGCAGCTCGTGCAAAATTATGCCATTCGCATTCGTGCGAACGATATCCACAACGCAGCCGTCCTCATTGTGGATAACAGGACCAGCGAGGTCGTCGCCTACGTCGGCTCGGCTGATTTCAATAATGTATCCGATGGTGGTCAGGTTGATGGCGTTAGAGCGGTACGGTCGCCGGGGAGCGCTCTGAAACCGCTTCTCTACGGGCTTGCGTTCGATGCCGGTCTCATTACGCCCCGGAGTAAGCTCAATGACGTACCCACCAACTTCGGCGGGTACCGACCCGATAATTATGACCGCCGGTTCAACGGCCCCGTCACCGCCGAGTTTGCGCTGGCTAATTCCCTCAACATTCCAGCCGTCCTGCTTCTCCGCGAGATCGGTACCCCCGCTTTCGTGGCAACGCTGCAGAAAGCAGGTTTCTCGACCGTTAAAAAGCAGGCAAAAGACCTGGGCCTCTCCCTGATTCTGGGGGGCTGTGGCGTTACGCTGGAAGAGATGACGCGGTTATATGCAGGACTGGCTCGTGGGGGGGTAATGAGCGAACTTGCTCTGCGTCCCCTCGCCCCCGATTCTCCCCCGCCGGGGAGAGGGCTAAAGGCTTCCGACAGGCGCTCCCTGCTCCCCGCCGGGGAAGGGCCGGGGGTGAGAGAACTTTCGCCCGAAGCCGCTTACCTCGTTACCCAGACGCTTACCCAGATCACCCGTCCCGATCTGCCCAACAACTTCGACAATAGCTATCACCTGCCCCGTATTGCCTGGAAAACGGGAACGTCCTATGGCCGGCGGGATGCGTGGAGTATCGGTTATAATCAGCGCTACACCATTGGCGTATGGGCAGGCAATTTCTCGGGCGTTGGTGTGCCCGAACTTAGCGGGGCCAATACCGCTACGCCCCTGCTGTTCCAGTTGTTCAACGCCCTCGACTACAATTCGCCCCGGGGTTGGTTTCAACCGCCCGCCCAGGCAAACAGCCGGCTGGCGATGCGGCTCGTCTGCCCGGAAACGGGCGACATCCCCGGCGACTCCTGTCTGAATCCGGTTACTGATTATCAGATCATGGGCGTATCGAGGCATCGGCTTTGCCAGCACCGCAAAGCCGTATTTATCAATCGGGCCGGTACACTCGCCTATTGCTCTCACTGCCGGCCGGACTCGGGCTGGGTGCGCCGGTTCTATCCCAATCTGGCTCCGGAAGTCATTGCATTTTACCAGAGTGGGCATATTCCGTTCGAGTCGGTGCCACCGCACAACCCCGGCTGTGAGCGGGTTTTTGGAGCCAATGGCCCGCAGATCACGAGCTTGAACGACGGCAGCGAATATTTCATCAATCCAGTACAGCCCGCCGAACTGGAGTTGAGCTGTCAGGCACCCAATGACGTACAGGGGGTATTCTGGTATCTGAACGATAAACTCTATCGGAAAGCACACCCGGCCGAAGCCCTCTTCTTCAAACCCAGACCAGGCCGTTTGAAGATTTCCTGCGCCGACGACCGCGGGCGGCACAGCGACATATGGGTACTGATAAAAAGCGAGTAA
- a CDS encoding nuclear transport factor 2 family protein, with translation MKLLITFVAGLLFSTATFAQQTADPTQDPTALGNAFFKAMLDEDATTLGKLLASDFSIISFDGHKVDGDMLVQGVGGGFVVIETGVVSNAQTRQYNSDSAVMTGNWKVKGNIQGQALESDATFSVVSAKQGGSWKVVNVQFTPGR, from the coding sequence ATGAAACTACTTATTACGTTCGTGGCAGGTTTGCTTTTTTCCACCGCTACGTTCGCTCAACAAACGGCCGACCCAACCCAGGACCCAACTGCCCTCGGCAATGCTTTTTTTAAGGCCATGCTCGACGAAGATGCTACCACACTAGGTAAACTGCTGGCCAGTGATTTCAGCATCATCAGCTTCGACGGTCATAAGGTCGATGGTGATATGCTCGTACAGGGCGTTGGAGGTGGCTTTGTCGTTATCGAGACGGGTGTGGTTTCCAATGCACAAACGCGCCAGTACAACAGCGACTCGGCCGTAATGACCGGCAACTGGAAAGTGAAAGGTAACATCCAGGGCCAGGCGCTGGAGTCAGATGCGACATTTTCGGTAGTGAGCGCCAAGCAGGGTGGTAGCTGGAAAGTAGTCAATGTTCAGTTTACGCCCGGCCGATAG
- a CDS encoding alpha-2-macroglobulin family protein: MNTSHQHSFLLLLICLTALLAGCYRLSFNELSVLGRNFDDEVQQTQNLTFTFNKEVGPLTHLDEWDSTQYVRFKPAVRGKFKWSAPNELVFSPAVAFDPATNYRAELTNELLNHSTQKELRLSNETIDFHTPYLQLTGTESWWSRSAETGQAVAKVRLNFNYPVSTAEVSEKLTVTSDTKLITTQVVGTNTQSSLAFALTNLPAGTAQSRTEYPVLVSLAKGLKVANTAYVSQSAIEQRTAVPSRYTIDVADVQTSFDGNGVGGPEGVVRVITTQELQPGQLSQYYTIQPKVETTAELTENGFILRGNFNEADTYVLTLTDQIRGVLGAKLAEPVTRDLFFGKMPASIAFATTKALYLSAKGARNIGLRIVNVPKVQVKIARLYENNLLTYLRSNRYEQYAEAADGQWKPTGSFSYSDDQESDLSDVLVNKTVTVSDLPAVRGVSALNVALPTKRTGQGQPLRGIYLVSVGSKDEAYLQANQLVSVSDIGLIARQTNDEILVWANSIHTAEPMQGVEITLVSSNNQAVYSLRTDGSGFARFEKVSEKAPGFNITLLTASSGDGPDDFNFLFLPDTRVETSRFEVEGKRDNESGFNAFVYGDRDIYRPGETIHVNTIIRSQSWQTINDVPVLIRVLTPNGHELRSFRKTTNAQGAVTTDVPLDPAAVTGTYTLEVLNANGVLLTSQAVSVEEFVPDRIKVDVLTDRSGYSSGQTITLSATAQNLFGPPASDRAYEMELQLKRSVFSPKGYEDYSFSIPNQVTFPKELRQGRTNTNGQATERFTIPALYQDIGMLEGKLFVTVFDENGRPVNRLRRFSVQTQPTLFGVRLPDRYLTTGTTLSAELVALDPTGALRPSAAAQIDIVRYDYQTVIEKKGEGNQAQINYTTKRREKSVYSNTLAVKNGKATVHYVPSVSGEYEIRIRRAGLPGTSTGYAATSFYAYGYGSTSASSFDVSQEGQVLMTFDKPAYQTGTRAKVLFKAPFDGKLLVTVERNRVLEHHWLTTNQKSAEWSFSVDEKHLPNVYLTATLIRAIHPDNGAESSLPITVAHGFASVPVQDPATKLAVNISAVARSRSKTKQTIRVKTASNAQVTVAVVDEGILQLKNTKTPDPHGFFYQKRALEVGSHDLYALLYPELSLRSNQSSTGGDGYDLERRVNPLSNGRVRLVALWSGILETGPDGEAEFTVDIPQFSGDLRVMAVAYKNQAFGSANSNVNVADPVVISSGLPRFLSPGDLVDIPVTLSNTTTEPAVVTAQFSLSGPLASDSLSPRRLTIQPGREVRTFLRVKAGQTTGPATVLVTVRGLNETFTEKTDITVRPAASLRITTVSGAVAGGQTQSLRLAGQFLPGTARARMTLSRSPVAQYGRELTYLLGYPHGCLEQTISKAFPQLYFADLTHQLASNTYFVRSGESDLNPATNVRQAIQKVESLQLKNGGFAMWPGMGGQLNSAASVVDVWASAYALHFLSEAQEAGYEVRQSVLSAAIDFMTTFTNNPATEQTVTYDEAGGRTIRQVASRTSIYGLYALAVAGKPNRPAMNYYKGAALKQKGGTLTADSRYLLAAAFFRIGDTRSYTALIPSRFIDPSDRQTGGSYASPVRNLALVLDVLVETDRANLQIPTLARQLSAVLGQHTYLNTQEAAFSFLALGKLARQQAGNTATATLLAGNNKLGAMTGAFLNLNRVPTNVPLSLTAKGTGTVYYVAQSEGVPISGRIPNEDQGLRVRRQYLDRSGKPITGAVRQNDLVVVQITLSSQNGLPVENVVITDLLPAGLEMENPRLTSTADREQREMAWIKNAGIPDHFDLRDDRINFYTQAGSTPKSFYYLARAITKGRFVTGPVSADAMYNGALRSYAGAGLFVIE; encoded by the coding sequence ATGAACACCAGTCACCAGCACAGTTTCCTCCTGCTTTTAATTTGCCTGACAGCCCTTTTGGCGGGTTGTTACCGTCTGTCATTCAACGAGCTATCCGTTTTGGGACGCAACTTCGACGATGAAGTGCAGCAGACTCAGAATCTGACGTTTACGTTTAACAAAGAGGTTGGCCCACTCACTCACCTTGATGAGTGGGATTCGACCCAGTATGTACGCTTCAAGCCAGCCGTTCGGGGTAAGTTCAAATGGTCGGCACCGAACGAGCTGGTATTTTCGCCTGCCGTAGCGTTCGACCCCGCGACGAACTACAGGGCCGAACTAACGAACGAACTGCTCAACCACAGTACCCAGAAAGAGCTTCGCCTGTCGAATGAGACGATTGATTTTCACACTCCCTATCTGCAACTTACCGGTACCGAAAGCTGGTGGAGTCGCTCGGCAGAAACGGGGCAGGCAGTGGCGAAAGTCCGGCTCAACTTCAACTACCCGGTGAGCACAGCGGAGGTTTCGGAAAAACTGACGGTAACCTCCGATACAAAACTGATTACAACGCAGGTGGTCGGCACCAACACCCAGTCCAGCCTGGCGTTTGCCCTGACCAACCTACCCGCAGGAACGGCTCAATCCCGAACCGAATACCCGGTGCTGGTGTCCCTGGCAAAAGGCCTGAAGGTTGCCAACACGGCCTACGTTAGTCAGTCTGCCATTGAGCAGCGCACGGCGGTGCCCTCGCGCTACACAATCGATGTAGCTGATGTTCAGACCAGTTTTGACGGGAACGGAGTTGGCGGGCCGGAAGGCGTAGTACGGGTAATTACCACGCAGGAACTGCAACCTGGTCAGCTAAGCCAGTATTATACCATCCAGCCGAAGGTTGAAACAACGGCTGAACTCACCGAAAATGGATTCATCCTCCGAGGCAACTTCAACGAAGCCGATACGTACGTACTGACGCTCACCGACCAGATACGGGGCGTATTGGGCGCTAAACTGGCCGAGCCAGTAACGCGGGATCTGTTCTTCGGAAAAATGCCCGCCAGTATCGCCTTCGCCACGACAAAAGCCCTCTACCTGAGCGCAAAAGGAGCTCGTAACATTGGTCTCCGTATCGTTAACGTCCCGAAAGTACAGGTTAAAATTGCCCGGCTCTATGAGAATAACTTACTGACTTACCTCCGCTCTAACCGCTACGAGCAATACGCCGAAGCGGCCGATGGGCAGTGGAAACCCACTGGCAGCTTTAGCTACAGCGACGATCAGGAGTCTGACCTGAGCGACGTGCTGGTTAATAAAACCGTTACCGTTTCCGATCTGCCTGCCGTTCGTGGTGTATCGGCGCTCAACGTAGCCCTGCCCACAAAACGTACCGGCCAGGGCCAGCCCCTGCGTGGTATTTACCTCGTATCGGTGGGCTCAAAAGACGAGGCCTATCTACAAGCCAATCAACTAGTGTCGGTATCGGATATTGGCTTGATAGCCCGGCAAACCAACGACGAAATCCTGGTCTGGGCCAACTCCATTCACACCGCCGAGCCAATGCAGGGGGTTGAGATTACGCTTGTCAGCAGTAATAACCAGGCGGTCTACTCGCTTAGAACCGATGGCAGCGGCTTTGCCAGATTCGAAAAGGTCAGTGAAAAAGCACCCGGTTTCAACATTACCCTGCTAACGGCCAGCTCCGGCGACGGACCCGACGATTTCAACTTCCTTTTTCTGCCTGATACCAGGGTCGAAACGTCGCGCTTTGAGGTTGAAGGCAAGCGGGATAACGAATCTGGTTTCAACGCCTTCGTTTACGGGGATCGGGATATTTACCGACCCGGCGAAACCATTCACGTCAACACCATTATCCGGTCGCAGTCGTGGCAAACGATCAACGATGTACCTGTACTGATCCGGGTTCTGACGCCCAATGGCCACGAGCTTCGCTCCTTCCGCAAAACGACCAATGCGCAGGGAGCCGTTACAACCGACGTTCCACTCGACCCAGCCGCCGTTACGGGCACCTACACCCTTGAAGTACTCAACGCGAACGGTGTCTTGCTGACGTCTCAGGCAGTGAGCGTGGAGGAATTTGTGCCGGACCGGATCAAGGTCGACGTCCTGACCGATCGATCGGGTTACTCGTCCGGCCAGACAATCACCCTGTCGGCCACCGCCCAGAATCTGTTCGGGCCGCCCGCGTCTGATCGAGCTTACGAAATGGAGCTTCAGCTGAAGCGGAGTGTATTTTCGCCCAAGGGCTACGAAGACTACTCATTTTCGATACCGAATCAGGTTACTTTTCCGAAAGAACTACGGCAGGGACGTACCAACACCAACGGGCAGGCCACCGAACGCTTTACCATTCCAGCGCTGTACCAGGACATTGGTATGCTGGAGGGGAAATTATTCGTGACTGTCTTTGACGAAAACGGCCGGCCGGTTAACCGGCTCCGGCGCTTCAGCGTACAGACACAGCCAACACTCTTTGGTGTGCGCTTGCCCGACCGATACCTCACGACCGGCACTACTCTTTCCGCCGAACTGGTAGCACTTGACCCGACCGGCGCGCTACGACCATCGGCAGCAGCTCAGATCGATATCGTTCGCTACGACTACCAGACTGTGATCGAGAAAAAAGGAGAAGGTAATCAGGCCCAGATCAACTATACGACCAAACGGCGGGAGAAGTCTGTCTACAGCAATACGTTGGCTGTCAAAAATGGTAAAGCCACCGTTCACTACGTACCCAGCGTATCGGGCGAGTACGAAATACGGATACGTCGGGCGGGGCTGCCCGGTACCTCAACCGGCTACGCAGCAACCAGCTTTTACGCCTATGGGTACGGCAGCACATCGGCCTCGTCATTCGACGTCAGCCAGGAGGGTCAGGTGCTGATGACATTCGATAAACCAGCCTATCAAACCGGCACCCGTGCCAAAGTCCTTTTCAAAGCTCCGTTCGACGGAAAGCTGCTGGTAACGGTAGAGCGCAACCGGGTGCTGGAACATCACTGGCTGACGACCAACCAAAAATCGGCCGAATGGAGTTTTTCGGTCGACGAGAAGCATTTACCCAATGTGTACCTGACAGCCACCCTCATCCGGGCCATCCATCCGGACAATGGTGCCGAATCGTCCCTGCCGATCACCGTAGCGCACGGGTTCGCGTCGGTTCCGGTGCAGGACCCCGCCACCAAACTCGCGGTCAATATCTCAGCCGTAGCCCGGTCGAGGTCGAAAACGAAGCAGACAATCCGGGTCAAAACCGCCAGCAATGCTCAGGTAACCGTAGCGGTGGTCGATGAGGGTATTTTGCAGTTGAAGAACACTAAAACGCCCGACCCGCACGGCTTCTTCTACCAGAAACGCGCCCTCGAAGTAGGCAGCCACGACCTTTATGCCCTCCTTTACCCCGAGTTATCCCTCCGCTCGAACCAGTCGAGTACGGGTGGCGACGGCTATGATCTCGAACGACGCGTGAATCCCCTGAGCAATGGCCGGGTACGGCTGGTGGCCCTGTGGAGTGGTATTCTGGAAACCGGTCCGGATGGCGAAGCTGAGTTCACCGTCGATATCCCCCAGTTTTCGGGTGATTTACGGGTTATGGCGGTCGCTTACAAAAACCAAGCGTTCGGATCGGCAAACAGTAATGTGAACGTGGCCGATCCAGTCGTGATCAGTAGTGGCCTGCCCCGTTTTCTTTCTCCCGGCGATTTGGTTGACATACCCGTTACGCTGAGCAACACAACGACCGAACCAGCCGTGGTCACGGCGCAGTTCAGCCTGAGTGGACCGCTAGCCTCCGACAGTCTCAGCCCACGCCGGTTAACCATTCAGCCCGGTCGCGAGGTGCGCACGTTCCTGCGGGTGAAGGCCGGGCAGACCACGGGTCCCGCTACGGTGCTGGTGACTGTAAGGGGATTGAACGAGACATTTACGGAGAAGACCGACATAACCGTCCGCCCGGCGGCTTCCCTGCGGATAACTACCGTATCGGGCGCGGTGGCTGGTGGACAAACGCAGTCACTTCGGCTGGCAGGCCAGTTTTTGCCGGGCACGGCACGCGCCCGGATGACCCTCAGCCGGTCGCCGGTCGCGCAATACGGGCGGGAGCTGACCTACCTGCTGGGCTACCCCCACGGTTGTCTTGAGCAAACCATCTCGAAGGCTTTTCCGCAACTGTACTTCGCTGACCTGACCCACCAGCTGGCCAGCAATACGTACTTTGTCCGATCGGGAGAAAGTGACCTGAATCCTGCTACCAACGTAAGACAGGCTATTCAGAAAGTCGAAAGTCTGCAACTTAAAAACGGTGGATTTGCAATGTGGCCCGGTATGGGCGGCCAGCTCAACTCGGCCGCCAGCGTAGTAGACGTGTGGGCATCTGCCTACGCTCTCCACTTTCTCTCGGAAGCGCAGGAAGCCGGTTATGAAGTCAGACAATCGGTGCTGAGCGCAGCCATCGATTTCATGACTACGTTTACCAATAATCCGGCAACCGAGCAAACCGTTACCTACGACGAAGCCGGCGGCCGGACCATCCGTCAGGTTGCCAGCCGAACGAGTATATATGGCCTGTATGCACTGGCGGTAGCAGGCAAACCCAATCGCCCGGCGATGAATTACTACAAGGGGGCGGCTCTGAAGCAGAAGGGAGGAACCCTAACGGCCGATAGCCGCTACCTGCTGGCTGCGGCTTTTTTCCGGATTGGTGATACGCGCAGCTACACCGCCTTGATACCAAGCCGGTTCATTGACCCGTCGGACCGGCAGACGGGCGGAAGCTACGCATCGCCCGTTCGTAACCTCGCGCTCGTTCTCGATGTACTGGTCGAAACCGATCGGGCCAACCTCCAGATTCCAACGCTGGCCCGGCAATTGTCTGCGGTATTAGGCCAGCACACGTACCTCAACACCCAGGAAGCTGCTTTCTCATTTCTGGCACTTGGGAAACTGGCCCGGCAGCAAGCGGGAAACACGGCCACAGCTACCCTACTGGCGGGTAACAACAAACTGGGGGCAATGACCGGCGCGTTTCTTAACCTGAACCGCGTCCCAACGAATGTTCCCCTTTCGCTGACAGCCAAGGGAACGGGTACGGTTTACTACGTTGCCCAAAGCGAAGGAGTACCCATAAGCGGCCGAATTCCGAACGAGGACCAGGGTCTTCGAGTACGCCGGCAATACCTGGACCGGAGTGGCAAGCCCATTACGGGAGCCGTTCGGCAAAATGACTTGGTTGTTGTGCAGATCACCCTGAGCAGCCAGAATGGCCTACCGGTCGAAAACGTCGTCATTACCGATCTGCTGCCCGCCGGACTGGAGATGGAGAACCCTCGCCTGACTAGCACCGCAGACCGCGAGCAGCGGGAAATGGCCTGGATAAAGAACGCCGGAATACCGGACCATTTCGATCTGCGCGATGACCGGATTAACTTTTACACCCAGGCCGGTAGCACACCCAAGTCCTTTTATTACCTCGCCCGGGCTATAACGAAAGGGCGCTTTGTGACCGGACCAGTCTCGGCCGATGCCATGTACAACGGAGCATTACGAAGTTACGCGGGTGCGGGGCTATTTGTGATCGAGTGA
- a CDS encoding gamma carbonic anhydrase family protein — protein sequence MALIKPVRGIHPKTGDNCWFADNATIVGDVTMGRDCTVWFNAVVRGDVNSITIGDRTNIQDGAVIHCTYQRFKTTIGSSVSIAHNAIVHGCTVEDNVLIGMGAIVMDGAVIGAGSIIAAGAIVTQHTVVPPGSIYAGNPARLLKAVSPEQAEIFARTANNYVMYADWFKE from the coding sequence ATGGCACTAATCAAACCTGTCCGCGGCATACACCCCAAAACCGGCGACAACTGCTGGTTTGCGGATAACGCAACCATCGTTGGCGACGTAACGATGGGTCGTGATTGCACCGTCTGGTTCAACGCCGTTGTACGGGGCGATGTTAACAGCATCACCATTGGCGACCGCACCAACATCCAGGACGGTGCAGTCATTCACTGCACGTACCAACGGTTCAAAACTACCATTGGGAGTAGTGTTTCTATTGCCCATAATGCCATCGTTCACGGCTGCACAGTTGAGGATAATGTACTCATCGGCATGGGTGCCATTGTTATGGATGGAGCTGTGATTGGTGCCGGCAGTATCATAGCGGCCGGGGCAATCGTTACTCAGCATACGGTGGTGCCACCCGGATCTATCTACGCGGGCAATCCGGCGCGGCTGTTAAAAGCGGTTTCGCCCGAGCAGGCGGAAATTTTTGCCCGGACGGCCAACAACTACGTTATGTACGCGGACTGGTTCAAGGAATGA
- a CDS encoding HupE/UreJ family protein produces the protein MSDFFIYLGLGFDHITDPRGYDHILFVVALCAIYTLRQWRQVLILVTAFTIGHSITLALATLRLIDYSTDFIELLIPITILITAITNFFYKEPRTRLMPVSAAKEPTRPWRYGLALVFGLIHGMGFSNYLRSLLGREASIVEPLLAFNIGLELGQLVIVSLILGLAFVVVDLLRNSRLRWTLIVSGIVAGMALSLIISR, from the coding sequence ATGAGTGACTTTTTCATCTACCTCGGCTTAGGCTTCGACCATATCACCGATCCCCGCGGTTACGATCATATACTGTTCGTGGTGGCGCTCTGTGCTATTTACACCCTTCGGCAATGGCGACAGGTGTTGATTCTGGTAACGGCTTTCACCATTGGGCACTCGATCACGCTGGCCCTGGCTACACTTCGGCTGATCGACTACAGCACCGATTTTATTGAGCTGCTCATTCCGATCACCATTCTGATCACCGCCATTACCAATTTCTTCTATAAGGAGCCTCGTACACGTCTGATGCCCGTTAGCGCAGCCAAGGAGCCAACCCGGCCGTGGCGCTATGGGCTGGCGCTGGTCTTCGGTCTGATTCATGGCATGGGCTTTTCCAACTACCTGCGTAGCCTGCTGGGCCGCGAAGCCAGTATCGTTGAGCCATTGCTAGCCTTCAACATTGGGTTGGAGTTGGGCCAGCTGGTTATCGTGAGCCTGATTCTGGGGCTGGCCTTCGTCGTCGTCGACCTGCTGCGTAACAGCCGGCTACGCTGGACACTAATCGTCTCGGGTATTGTAGCGGGCATGGCGCTATCATTGATTATCAGCCGCTAA